A genomic region of Leptolyngbya sp. NIES-2104 contains the following coding sequences:
- a CDS encoding PrsW family glutamic-type intramembrane protease, with product MSFLTLTWQEAGFSRSMSFDLTEPDFYKAPYALRLGRDAEQCDIVFDDPGVSRLHAEIRWHPTTQQFTIENLRDINPIAIDGRLLSQGTEFIRSGTMLVLGDTTIQVFQVQAVPPTLETSTPVEAPPKVEPIRAPASSITFSHYLPLAGTGRELRQQGYLLPGVITVLWVVLMFSSLGRPGWFNLLLAGYLGIAGFYLIYKLCGKRKPWWVLLIPIIATPILLLTPVWGAIAFVFRFILPGRIPQQIDDVGFIPLFISFFFGAGLAEELLKAIPIFVLTWYGRTVAPEFRQRIGVTEPLDGIILGAASGLGFTLIETLGQYIPDLVTSISMQTADRGSAELIGLQLLIPRIVGSVFGHMAYSGYFGYYIGLSELKPRGRWKFLITGYLIAAGVHAFWNSSSALGTWALGLAGIIAYCLLIGAILKARQLSPNVRSIVN from the coding sequence ATGAGTTTCCTCACCCTTACTTGGCAAGAAGCAGGCTTTTCTCGATCGATGTCATTCGATCTGACCGAGCCAGATTTTTACAAAGCTCCTTATGCACTTCGACTCGGACGCGATGCAGAACAATGCGATATCGTGTTCGATGATCCGGGTGTGTCTAGGCTTCACGCCGAGATTCGGTGGCATCCCACAACTCAACAATTCACGATCGAGAACCTGCGCGATATTAACCCGATCGCGATCGATGGTCGTCTCTTAAGTCAAGGGACAGAATTCATTCGATCGGGCACGATGCTCGTCCTTGGAGATACGACGATTCAAGTATTTCAAGTTCAGGCAGTTCCGCCAACTCTTGAGACCTCGACTCCCGTTGAAGCTCCTCCTAAAGTTGAACCGATTCGAGCACCCGCAAGTTCAATTACTTTTAGTCATTATCTTCCGCTTGCCGGAACCGGACGAGAACTAAGACAACAAGGCTATCTTTTACCCGGAGTAATCACGGTTCTCTGGGTGGTTTTAATGTTCTCTAGTCTGGGTCGTCCTGGGTGGTTTAACTTACTCTTGGCGGGCTATTTGGGGATTGCTGGCTTTTATTTAATCTATAAGCTTTGTGGCAAGCGGAAACCGTGGTGGGTACTGCTCATTCCGATTATTGCAACGCCGATATTGTTACTGACTCCGGTGTGGGGCGCGATCGCATTTGTGTTTCGTTTTATCTTACCGGGTCGAATTCCTCAACAGATTGATGATGTTGGGTTTATTCCGCTGTTTATTTCGTTCTTTTTCGGAGCGGGTCTTGCAGAAGAACTTTTAAAGGCGATTCCAATTTTTGTTTTAACCTGGTACGGTCGCACGGTTGCACCTGAATTTCGGCAGCGAATCGGCGTAACAGAACCGCTAGATGGAATCATTCTGGGAGCGGCTTCGGGACTAGGATTTACACTCATTGAGACATTAGGACAGTACATTCCTGATTTGGTGACTTCGATTTCGATGCAAACTGCCGATCGAGGTTCTGCTGAACTGATTGGATTGCAGCTTCTAATTCCGAGAATTGTTGGCTCTGTGTTTGGTCACATGGCTTATAGCGGTTATTTTGGCTATTACATCGGATTAAGCGAACTCAAACCACGGGGTCGATGGAAGTTTTTGATCACCGGCTATCTCATTGCAGCGGGTGTTCATGCCTTTTGGAATTCCAGTTCAGCCTTGGGAACTTGGGCATTGGGACTTGCAGGAATTATT